A region of the Sphaerodactylus townsendi isolate TG3544 linkage group LG15, MPM_Stown_v2.3, whole genome shotgun sequence genome:
CCCAagcattgatttattttattttgtttagtaaccTGGGAAGCCTGATTCCTTTGGGGTGGGAGTCATAGAAAGCCtcgagaggaaaagagaaaagggtCTGACCTAGAGGAGATTGTAAGACTTTTTTTTCTGGAGCAGCCCCAAACCATGTTGGGAAAACatcaggcccattctgcacgggccaagaaACACGGGAGTAGgacggttaaaaaaaaaatttagggAAGGAACTTGGCACAGATCTCACCTCTAAAATGAGTCTGCTGCGTGTTATTtctcccaaactgggttttttgagaatcgagctactagcgagtcttttcaaaaatcctgggttgaagtaCTTACCTTGCTTATTTTCCAAAATCTGACCAAGCCGGGCTGTatcataccattccacatcccatctctttatttatttacttacattatttatagtccacctttctcccagGGACTCAAGGAAGATTACGCATAGTGAATTAGtataatcaacaaaatgggacattcaataaccagGGGACCTTGGAACACTGCTGTGTACAATAGCCATTCAAAATGAGACTGAATTGCCTTGAAATCTGAAAAAGGGAAGTTATTCCCTAGCCAACAAAAGAATACCCTTACAGAACAACACTTCCAAGGTGTGCAGATCCTTAGAGGTCCTAAGTTCTGCGTGTGCCACACAGTTGATGAGTGGGTCTGACCTTCCCCAAACCACTGTTGAGAGTaccttgtaaataaaaacttttcaGGATTTTCCAGAGCAAGTCACTCCCAAATATGACCTTGGGCAAGGCTTGTAAAAAATATGGAAAGGAGAGATGAGCCTGGATTTTGCCTTTATTATGAATCTACAACATGTTCCAAGATCAAGTCCAAACTTTGATGAGAAGGTTCTGCTGTACTCTGGCTCACATACTGTGGACATCCCTTAAATATACGGGCCTGCCTTCCCACCAACTTTGGCACATAACTCAGTAATTCAGTCTCCCTGTAAACTCTTTGTCTTAATTCCTTGTTTAGCTCTGAGACTGGGAACTGAAACTAGGGTTACAAGCAGCCATAACTgacggtgtttttttttaaatcttgtttgcTTGATTCAATTATTCTTGACCAGTGATTTTAACTGGGGACGTAGGGTCCCCAGAGGGTAATTTACaaatggtggggggaggaggttcCAAATTGTTGGGGTAAATGGATATTTGGGATTTTATGAAGCTCCTTCTACCGACTTAGAATAACTTTCAACAGCCAGCTCACAATACCCTGAGGATACATCCAAGATCCactgcagaattttaaacaaatcccacagaaatttcattggggagaaaagctatAGAAGTAATGCACTACCATCTCTGAAACCAAGTGATATATGAACTTTCAAAAGAAAAGATCAGGAGGGGAACACAAAAAATGGGGAACATAACTTCTCTTTTAAAAGGTGTCGgcctaaaaaaaatattttcttgggaATTTGTTTTTCTTATCAAAATAAAGCTGACTTGTTTGGAGTGCTGTTTTTCATTACCCAGGTTTTGATGTATGGCTTGGAGGTACTCTgtgaaaatgtttattatttaGGGAGCAAGAGAGGATTCAAGATGAAGACCATGGTTCTTATCTACAACATaatctttaaaattatatttgcCTGGGAGTGCAGTCTTCTTGACCAAGAGACAGAGTCCTATGAATCTAAGCATTAAGCCAAGCCATGGAGCCTGGAGGGTTTGAGTTAGTCTGGGGATGGAGGAAGCTTAGTGAGTTTTGATGCACCTAGGGACAGTATTTGTGCAAAAGCTGTCTATGCGCTTGagatgtaattttgttttttagCTGGATCCAGTGAACAAACAACAGCCAGGCCAGGATTTTTCCCCATGGCTGAGAGGTACCTTTCTCGGTTTCCTCTTGTCGTAATGCATGGGACGCATTGCATTGGTTTACAGTCAGGGATGTTGGTCTTCCAAATGGGACTTGGGGATGCTGCAaatttacagctcatctctagactatagagatcacttcccctggaaaaTGCACTCTATGGCATGACATCCCTCCTAAAGTGCATCTGATTCCCCAAGTTCCATCACCAAATGTCCAGGAATCTCCCCACTTTGATCTTGCAACCATATCTgcttcccctgccagtggccaggaagGACCTGGCAAGTAGCAACCCTACTTTATAAGACCAAAGGAAGCCACCTTTTCAAGAAATTGAATCAACTTCTGTCCCTTATACAGTTGTCAACGTGCAGCTTCTCCCAGCACTGCacttacagcagtgatggcgagcctatggcacgggtgccagaggtggcactcagagccctctctgtgggcatgcgcaaacagagtcaccccccccccccggctcaattattagcattaaacctaagacctagttttggggaagcagtgtaggtaaccctgttaagcgccattaaacctcactgattttcatgcgaagaactaaagcgcgatcctttacctgggaataagctcggttgctggcaatggggcttgcttctgagtaaaccctcctagggttgtgattcacccgttggaagagttgcacggttgcttcaaagcaaagccactgactaccaccaagcttactcctgagtaatgctcgcctcggagccaaccgtttttcctaaactaaaacctcagtattcaggttaaattgctgtgttggcactttgcgataaataaatgggttttgggttgcaatttgggcactcggtctcgaaaaggttcgccatcgctgacttACAGCTTACCGTATTAGTAAAAGCTTCGTCTATACAATTCCCGCTTGGCCATGCAACCCAAGAACTGGGGGAAGGAAGAGCAGGAGagcttttttttctgaattgtaGAAAGGGAAGTCGTTCATGCATTCCTCTTTGACctaaaaaaaaggtaaaacaaGAAGAGCAAAATGGGTTGTTCGTTGTGCACCAACTACAGAGCAGGCTTTACGGCAGCTCGCAaggcctccttttcctcccttaGCAACTGTTGCTAAGGGCTGCATAGATTAAGGGACCAAGAGGGAGAGAAACAGCGCGTGCGCACTGGGGTAGAGCGATTGCAAGAGAGCAGGGTTTTTACTTCGGGGGCGAAGCCATTTCTTCCAGCAGGGGGAGGCTGTGTAAGAAGCACTGGAAGATTCCATGTTCGTCTACGCAGGGGTGCAAGCGGCTATATCCGACAAGCTGGGTGAGTCTACTGTCTGGATAGAGAAATTGCGAATGTGCAAGGCTGGAAGTGGAACATTTCTATTTTTGCATTTCTATTTTTGCACAGGGGTGTGGCTGCCTTGGTTATTATTTcgtggggagggggttgtgccttgcaaactgggggggggggtcttggcgAGTGAGTGGGTAGTTGCAGTTTCAATACGAGAGGTTACAACTATGGTTGTTAACTATTTCACTTAGCGTAGGTCAGGCAGGTAGTGAGGATTTGCATGTATGAATTGAGTCCAGGGAGGAGAATCAGGGATCTCAGACTAAGGGTTCGCAACTGTTGATAAAATGGCCACCCTACAAGCTAATAAATGCATAGAAATAATCATATTTCACAACCTGGTTTTTACTGGTTTTCCAAAGCTCTTGCGGAAAAATGTCCCTATGTTGCGGATTGGGAAACAGGCAGAGAAATGATGGTTTTGCTCAAAGGTATTCAGTGAGCCTGGCTGCAACTGAACTACTGAATGCATAAAAATCCAAATATATCTCTGTAATAGCCACACAATTGGATACACAATAACCCTGTGTATCTCAGTTGCTTTAATAATTGCCAACATTTTCCTTTTGTACTGAGCAGAAAGTGGAAATCCAGCATCCGCATACGCTGGCCCTGATGGCTTATTTTTAACTTGGAGATAGTTTTGTTTATGCTAGTTAAAGAGGGCCCAAGACTTGCAATCCAAATGGTGGCACTCCCCCTTTACCAAGGTAATATAAGTAAAGCAATACTATCATTAATTGCCAGAACTTAGTGTTTTGCCCTTTCTAAGTAGACAGACAGCCCTGATATTAGCTTAACCTCTGCCTCAGTGCTTTGAGGGACACCCTTTGTAGTAGAAGCTGGGAGAACTGGGCTTTAGGGTCCCATCCCACTTctatattttttcccccttcaggagGATGTAAAGAAGTATTCCTTAACATTTCTTGTCTTTTTTGGCTAAATGAGTTGTGCACCAAATGATGAGTCTGGTTAAGCCCTGCAGGACTAAGGTGCTAAGTGAAGACCCGTCCTTCTCCCTGCCCCATAACTAGGGAGAGTCAGCAAATTCTCAAGTTTTCCTTCCTTTCAGGTGCTGGGCTTACCTTCTGCCGCCATGCCCAATCTGGAACCTGAGCAGCTGTCCATCAGGGAAATGAGAGAGGATGAGGCGTCAATTGTTTTGGAGCTTTTGAAGGTGAGACAGAGAGCATCCTTGGCTATCCATCCCTTAATCGCTTCTTTCTAAAGTCAAATAAGGGTTTTTCCAtctgctgtgtttttttcttgtcaagctcccctccccttaaaaaaacccagtacAATCTTTACCTCACTtgtctttctgtttgtttctcctCCCACCAGGATGGATTCAAGGACACAGAAAACCGTTTGATATTGTATGTGCTGACGCGGCCATTAGCTCTGCTGTTGATGGCCGTGGTGAGCAGCGGCCTACGCTTCTTCCTGAACTCTTTTGTGGTAGCGCTCGTGGTGCCGGTGCTGGTCACCGTCGTGGCTCTGAAACTCCTGCTGTGGCGTTCGCCGGACCTGAAGCAACTGTATGCCTATTACAGCGCTGGCCACCGTGGGCTCTGGGTGGCTGTGTATGATGAAGACGATGTGTGCGGCTGTGTGGCTCTGGAGCCCCGGGATGAGGAACCCCACACTGCCGAACTCAAACGCTTGGCCGTTAATCGCTGGTACCGGCGTTCTGGTGTGGGCCGCCACCTCCTCAGGTTCCTAGAAACTCAGGCTCGTGCTCAGGGGTTCAAGTTCCTGGTGGCCCAGGTGTCCGTTGTCACCAAGGCGGCCATTGGGCTCTTTGAAAGCAGTGGCTACAGCGTGAGGAGTGGGCGCCGGTGGCTGGGGTACACTGTTCAGCAGGTGTTCAGCAAGGAGCTGTAGCATCCGCACCTATGGATTAAGTGTCCGAGCTGCTCCAGGGACAGTGTTTGGTGTTGATTTGGGGGAAAGCACAAAGTTCCCAAAACAGGCTGTGCTGGGCAAGCCATCTCTAGGCTTCAAGCATGGTGGCTTTTTTCTGCCTGGGATGCTACAGTGCTGCACACCATCAGACATCGCTCTGGATAAAGGACTGTTGTTTGAGCCCACAGCCGATCATTGCATGCCATGGCCTGTCCGTGAGGAGTTGCAAGGACAGCCATCCCAAATATTTCTCCCTCATTTTGGGGAACTGGAATAGACACCATCTGTAACCTTGTCATTTGTTTCAGGCTGTGTATAGTCTGCTGGGAACATCCAGTTCTTTTGCAGGATGGCCTCAAGTCCTATGATCAGAGTCACTTACACATATCAAACTAGCTGGCACAGTTGCTTTTCATAATTTATCCTCATACAGAAAACATTACACGTAGTACTTCAACCTGACCAGCAAGTTACTTCCCAACACAATTGCAACAACAACGTTTGCAACCCCAAGAAGCACACTCTcactccctgctccctcctctggTAACGTAATtaaagctaaggccccttccgcacaggcaaaataatgcattttcaaaccactttcacaactgtttgcaagtggattttgccattccgcacagcttcaaagagcactgaaagcagtttgaaagtgcattattctgcatgtgcggaatgagcctaagatttgaGGATGTTAAAATTCTGGAGACTGGTGACAGGCCTAtccttgtttttgtatttttttaggaGTCTGAAAGCAACCCTCTTCCTTGCTTTTTCAATCAGCTGCTTATTTGAGGTTTTGTCAGGCTGTATACATACAGGCATAATTTCAGTGGCAAGTCTGCTGGAGAGGCATCTTCTCAGTTGTTGAGAAGTTGTGTACAGCTGCCTCTTGGGAACAGCTTCCTTGCTTGTTTGAACATATATAATTGTGTTTGATTTGGGTACTTGAGTTTTTTTGCAGGATTTGTGAGCAGTGTTTGTTAAgaagaaagaagcagggaaaatgTCTAGAGACCtgcgttatttatttatttaaatgcgGAAGCATAGCCTTATTTGCTGCCATTTTGGTGTGCAAAGGAAAATACATATGGATGGGAGGGATGAGGACTCTCATTTACTCTCCCAGATGAGGGGAAAGTATCAGCCCCAGTTCTCTGCCCCAAGGAACCGATGAGCACGTGAAAATGGCCTTGCCAAGCCCCAGCCAAAGCATGCCACTCATGGCTCTCCAGGTTTGTCCCAACCACTGGGCACTTGCGCTGAAGCCGGATACAGATGCCAGATGTTAGCAACGCCCAGGTTTGCATGTGTTTCTGAGGAGTTTGAAGAAAGACCAAGTTTTTTGCTACCGAACTTTGGCTTGTGAAATTAACAAGGGGGCTTTCAGTCTCTTTGCAAACCaacaaagggagcagcagtgatataatggttaagagcaggtgcattctaatctggaggaactgggtttgattccctgccttgccgcttgagctgtggaggcttatctgggggatacAGATTAGCCtccgcactccaacacatgccagctgggttaccttgggctagtccaggggtagggaacctgcggctctccagatgttcaggaactacaattcccatcagcccctaccagcatggccaattggtcattctgacagaggctgatgggaattgtagttcctgaacatctggagagccgcaggttccctacccctgggctagtcccacttcttctgagcattctcagccccacctacctcacagggtgtttgttgtgagggggaagggaaaggagattgtcagcccctttgagtctccttacaggagagaaagggggaatataaatccaattcttcttttcgTAACACAGGAGAAGGTATTTGACTCAGGAAATATCAGTTCCTTTGTGGAAGCAACATTGTGAGGTAGATTTAGAATTAGTGTCACTGTTGAACTTCACAACTGTGGCTGGATTTGAACTCGTCTCCCTGATTGTAACCTAGACCTCCTAACTTGTAAAAGTAGGCTTGCAGTATATGGTGGTTATTCTGACGATGATAGGATGTTTTAATGTGCTCTGGAGTTCATTACAAGGAAATATATATGTTTTCCA
Encoded here:
- the NAT14 gene encoding probable N-acetyltransferase 14, with the protein product MPNLEPEQLSIREMREDEASIVLELLKDGFKDTENRLILYVLTRPLALLLMAVVSSGLRFFLNSFVVALVVPVLVTVVALKLLLWRSPDLKQLYAYYSAGHRGLWVAVYDEDDVCGCVALEPRDEEPHTAELKRLAVNRWYRRSGVGRHLLRFLETQARAQGFKFLVAQVSVVTKAAIGLFESSGYSVRSGRRWLGYTVQQVFSKEL